From one Phorcysia thermohydrogeniphila genomic stretch:
- the lpxK gene encoding tetraacyldisaccharide 4'-kinase, which yields MNADELRKKVVRKEGKWKLLFPFLWGLSKLYCGAMAFRNFLYDAGFLKSFSSGLPIISVGNIVAGGAGKTPLTESIYLLLEEVGFSPAIVSRGYRGKEKGPAFAKPDPKRFGDEASLYALKKYRTVVSKEKVEGIKFAFKNGANVVILDDGFQHRKVTPKINIVAIDPFNPFGDGYCLPLGLLREPLKGLSRADCFVITRSNLVDTKRLESLELYLRTFKKPIFHAEQSFKFWVNQNFDRVEPPKGEIDVFCGIGNPGQFVEMLIRMGYTIRNLFIFQDHHEYTEEEIEKLKRLENPVTTEKDLIKLKGKGIKARAPVLRLEAYGLKEFILSNLEGTEKVKEEEIEGEFTPAGVSTFKG from the coding sequence TTGAACGCCGACGAACTGAGAAAGAAGGTTGTAAGGAAAGAAGGAAAGTGGAAGCTCCTCTTCCCTTTCCTGTGGGGGCTTTCAAAACTCTACTGTGGAGCTATGGCTTTTCGCAACTTCCTATACGATGCCGGTTTTCTTAAATCCTTTTCTTCAGGACTTCCGATAATTTCCGTTGGCAACATCGTCGCCGGCGGAGCAGGAAAAACCCCTCTTACAGAGTCCATCTACTTACTCCTTGAGGAGGTCGGCTTTTCTCCCGCAATTGTCAGCAGGGGATACAGAGGAAAGGAAAAAGGGCCCGCTTTCGCTAAGCCAGACCCAAAACGGTTTGGAGACGAAGCATCCCTCTACGCCCTAAAAAAATACAGAACTGTAGTGAGCAAGGAAAAGGTTGAAGGGATAAAGTTTGCCTTTAAGAACGGAGCAAACGTTGTAATCTTAGACGATGGATTTCAGCACAGGAAAGTTACTCCCAAGATAAACATCGTTGCCATTGACCCCTTTAACCCCTTTGGCGACGGCTACTGCCTACCTCTCGGCCTTTTGAGGGAGCCGCTAAAAGGTCTCAGCAGAGCAGACTGCTTTGTCATAACACGAAGCAACCTTGTAGATACAAAGAGACTTGAAAGCCTTGAGCTATACCTACGAACCTTTAAAAAGCCTATATTCCACGCTGAGCAGAGCTTTAAGTTCTGGGTTAACCAGAACTTTGATAGAGTAGAACCTCCGAAAGGAGAGATAGACGTCTTCTGTGGAATAGGCAACCCGGGACAGTTCGTAGAGATGCTCATAAGGATGGGATATACCATACGGAACCTGTTCATCTTTCAGGACCACCACGAGTATACGGAAGAAGAGATTGAGAAACTCAAAAGGCTTGAAAACCCCGTAACTACCGAGAAGGACCTGATAAAGCTAAAGGGTAAAGGAATCAAAGCAAGAGCTCCCGTCCTAAGGCTTGAAGCCTACGGGCTCAAAGAGTTCATACTCTCTAACCTTGAAGGAACGGAAAAGGTAAAAGAGGAAGAAATTGAAGGAGAATTTACACCTGCTGGAGTATCTACTTTTAAGGGTTAG
- a CDS encoding 3-deoxy-D-manno-octulosonic acid transferase — MLLWLYSAVLLGLLPFFPVVKFAARKRGNVTLLSRFSTSFPEGEEKILLHVSSVGEATSVKPLVRALKGKVAITVFTDYGLGRVKKLYPETPSRLLPVDIYPVVKSFLKKTKPKKILIYETEIWPSLLKAAKEQGIPVYFVSGKISDRSFKNYKRLRKFLKPLVDKAVFLARTEKDAERAKEVGFGRVFTVGDLKLDVPKPENLAELHIEGERKVLIWGSTHPGEEELAFKVHKKLKEHFPSILTVIAPRHVGRAKELSPPGKTAFRSKTKRISKNVDFYIVDTIGELASLYRYADVCIIGGSFVPGIGGHNPVEAVLWKKPVIMGKFCNDFRDVAELLQIPTAKKEELPELLKNLLSNETIYNKFCEDTFSSYLKQRGVTERILESIGERG, encoded by the coding sequence ATGCTTTTATGGCTCTATAGCGCTGTACTTCTCGGCCTCTTACCTTTCTTTCCTGTGGTAAAGTTTGCAGCAAGGAAGCGGGGGAACGTAACACTACTGTCCCGCTTCTCCACCTCTTTTCCGGAAGGAGAGGAAAAAATCCTCCTTCACGTTTCAAGCGTTGGAGAAGCAACCTCAGTCAAGCCACTTGTAAGGGCTCTCAAGGGAAAAGTCGCCATAACAGTCTTTACCGACTACGGCTTAGGAAGGGTAAAAAAACTCTATCCCGAAACTCCCTCTCGCCTACTCCCAGTAGATATCTACCCAGTAGTAAAGAGTTTCCTCAAGAAAACAAAGCCCAAAAAGATTCTAATTTACGAGACCGAAATTTGGCCTTCACTATTAAAAGCTGCAAAGGAACAGGGCATTCCTGTTTACTTTGTTAGCGGGAAGATATCTGATAGAAGCTTTAAAAACTACAAGCGCCTAAGGAAATTTTTAAAACCTCTCGTTGACAAGGCCGTCTTCCTTGCCAGAACAGAGAAAGACGCTGAAAGGGCAAAAGAGGTAGGTTTTGGGAGAGTTTTTACGGTAGGAGACTTAAAGCTTGACGTTCCCAAACCAGAAAACTTGGCAGAGCTCCATATAGAAGGAGAGAGGAAGGTCTTAATCTGGGGAAGTACCCATCCCGGAGAGGAAGAGTTAGCCTTTAAGGTTCACAAAAAGTTAAAGGAACACTTTCCTTCCATCCTTACAGTCATAGCCCCAAGACACGTCGGAAGAGCAAAGGAGCTCTCTCCCCCCGGAAAAACAGCCTTCAGGAGCAAAACAAAGAGAATAAGCAAGAATGTTGATTTCTACATAGTTGACACGATAGGTGAACTCGCATCTTTATACCGCTATGCCGACGTGTGCATAATAGGGGGAAGCTTTGTTCCCGGAATCGGCGGACACAACCCTGTTGAGGCAGTCCTGTGGAAAAAACCGGTCATTATGGGGAAGTTCTGTAACGATTTTCGCGACGTGGCTGAGCTCCTGCAAATTCCAACCGCTAAGAAGGAAGAGCTCCCAGAGCTCTTAAAGAATCTCCTTTCAAACGAGACAATTTATAATAAATTCTGTGAGGACACCTTTAGCTCCTACCTAAAGCAAAGGGGCGTAACTGAAAGAATCCTTGAATCCATAGGAGAGAGGGGTTGA